The following nucleotide sequence is from Bactrocera oleae isolate idBacOlea1 chromosome 2, idBacOlea1, whole genome shotgun sequence.
TCCGACGTGAATATTAAGTTTAACGATAACTCGCTGATCACAACTTTCTTCAAGTATCGGAGGCTCATTTGGAAAAGCTTCTATTTGCTGTCGAATGGCTTGAGCAATGGCAGGAACAAAAGGTATGGGGTTTAAATCCAAATCATCGCAAAGTACTTCAGCAAATTGTTCTGGTGTTATCATACtctcttcaaaaatatatataattataaaatttcaataaacgaAGTGaatcattaatataccatttttATTCCAAGTGAATGTATCACGCAATTTTTGACCTTCCAATTCCATATCTAAACGTATCGGTACTAAACATTCTTTCTGTCCTGCGTTTTCAATATTAGCTGTTGGGTCGGTATCATCAAAACACATAGGGAATGTACGAACTTTCTTGGTATGAACGCGATTACGATTTATTGGAGTGGCTTGTGGGACTGCGTCCAAATGACTAGAATTCGGCATAGTGGGCACATATTGTGGCtgttttttagatttattttcacgCGGTAATGGTGCTTCCGATGTGTTTACGGATATAGCTCGATATCTATGTGaattattcattaaaatatatatttatattgtagaCATACGTATATAGTTGtgtatttataaaagttaattacTTTTCATCATTTCCTGCAATTATATCGTCTACTTCTACGGCTCGTAGTAGTGATACAGAACTCGCTAATATGTGTGAACTCAATCCGGAATCAGCTAGCCTTTTACGTTCTTCATTGGAAAGTACTAACCGCGTCATACCAGGATACTTTTTATAAAGGATACCACGGAATAAACGCATATAGTTTCCCACTTCAGAGCCGACATAATAGTATTCCCCACCTTCTTCCAGCTGAAAAGCCACAGGCTTGTCTCCATATGTTTGTAAtgccatttataaaaaaaatatatccggtaaaacaaaccttatgcttttttccactaaaattaatttcacacTAAAATGCTAAAGCTTTATCCCTGGCTAAAACCTAACAATAAAACGTCAGAATAGATATGCAATAATGGCGAACCTAAAGAGGGATGCCATCATTAAAAAATATCGTAATTTATACTGTGTGCCAAACGGTAATAATTTTCTCTGTGTTGAGTTGGGGTGAAATAATTTACTATGGTGTAAAcaacttttacattttacaacgccaaatgaaaagaaaattttgacaGTTGAATTTCAGAACAAACGCAATTGCGACTTTTAAATGTATGCCtcgttatttaaattattaattactcTGCttgctaataaaaatattaatgaaaccccaaaaaattgaagatttattattaattgaGTATTTTAGGCAAAGTGCTAGGCTACTTGCAAGCGgagcacatatgtacacatataattatatattcatatatttaatgaTTATATTACatctttataaatacatttacattaAGATCTTTTgaacaattacaaaaatattatttaaaaatgaatttttactcaattctTTCATCTTATATTAGTTTGCAATATTTGggttaattaacaaaaattctAAAGGAGTCAAGAACTTTCCTTATTTAAAGTATCATTTCTGTATTGAATGGAATATATAATAACACAAACAAATGAATAATTACGAATTTATAAGGCTGCAGAggcttttttaaaatatgtttatttctgaatgcatatgtgtattcatgtttatttattaaattatggatTGATTAAATAAAACATGTCATATTAATAGAGGATAAATCGATCGCTTTTATATCTTCTTTCTGTGTAGCGTTTTTTGGTTATTAACCAGTAACTTAACCGATAGTTTGTTTacgggtataaaaatttaattcacacatacttatatgcaaTGATATCGTTGAAATGGTCCTGATCAGTATTAGTTAATTTACCATCGATAATTATCAAATACGACCGCTAAAACAGCTGATTGATTATATGTAATTAAACCTTGTCGCAACTTCTACAATATTTCAATACGAAGAAAATGTCACTGTTTCGATTATCTTTACGCATTTTAACTCAAAACAAAGGATTAACACGTTTGCCAGTGTTAggttaatattaataatattgaagaaaatgttttcagaataaataatattttattcttcACACATAGATCAAACTCGTTGCATTAAGCGTTGGGTGGCGCCGACATTACGTGAGCTTCGCAGGCGACAAAAAAAGTTAGGACCCCAGCTGCCACAACCACGTTCCGGTTTTATTGAGTGGAATTACCGTGCTGAGTTATTTGCTTTTGGTAAACGTCTACATGAAGAATTTGATTTAGAAATGCTGCAGGCAGCATTCACACAACCTTCGTATGTGCAAAAAGAGCAATTGCGGCAACGTGAACTTGGTATTGTCGAAACAGACGTAGTAATTAAAGACAACTATGAAGTGTCCGAACGAGGAGCATATTTAGCAAAAGAGTGTGTTCGTGCATATTTGAAACATTCATTTCCGAATGTGCCTGTGGATGGGATAAATGCCTTCACAGATTATTTGCTAAGTACTGGAATGCTATCACATATCGCCGCACATCTAGGTATGAGTGAATTGTTACTTGATGACAATTATCCACCTGAACAAGAATCCTTGGCTCGTTCATTACTTGCTGTTATCGGCACAATCGAGCAATGCAATGGACAAGAACGAGCATTTCTTTTTATACGAGATTTCATATGTACACAAATGAATCAGCgcgatttacttgaaatatgGCGTATTGACGATCCAGAAATACTGTTGAAGCAAATTTGTGATGAAAGAAATTTGGGTGAAATAGAACCCCGTTTAATTGGCGATTGTGGTAAAAATACTCTCCTTGCTGCATATCACGTGGgattatatgcaaataaaaaactgGTTGGTCGGGGTAAGTTGTAATCTATTGAATAGCTTGATTCAGagtaaaatatatcatatatacatatttacattatttgtgGAAATCTGAACCATTTTGCTTTGTATTATAATGAATTTCTTTTAGATGTAAATATtactaagtttttttttttttttaggatttGGCGAAAATGTGGCAATTGCTACAAAAGTggcttcactgaatgctttacaggaaatattttgtatacaagATAACATGCGTCCCCTTAATTTCcaatcacacctaaagctagaagCTTGTAATGCTATAGAAAATTAGGCTTAAAAAGTCAGTTTATTACCTCATGCTTATAGGTCtttgaaataaaatgcaaatatctgagttcaacaaataaaatctttgaaattttttttccgaATTGTTTGAGATGtctttatatatacacaaacatttAGTCATAGAGAAATAATTTATGTACTAAATGTGGACTACTTAAACTAACTACTCTTATCAACTTGAGTTACCAAAATTAGGCTATGTCAATCTGTACCATCCATCTATCCCATCTGTTTACCAATCGTATGTTAGACTAACAAATTATACatgatatatgtaatatattatttgacGTTGTCTGGTTTATTGCCACCAACATTGCCGCTATTATTCGTTCCAGTACTAGATGAGAGCCCAGTACCGGGTTCTTCGGGTTTACTTTCAAGAGAAAAAGGAGGTATTTTACAATCAAAAGTGTGACCGTCTTCACGCTCTAATCGAAATGTGCCCCACATGTGACCGCTAGGGGCTTGCAGGCTGACATGACTGCTATATTGAAAAGCCGGTAGACGTGGGCTGAGTATTGGCTCTTGTCCTACAACACCACGTCCTCTTACCGTTTCTAAAGTGCCTGAAAGGGAGAAAATCCTCCAATGACGTTCCCGTAACTGGACGCTAAGCACACCTAAATTCTCCAAACGAATGCAGTAGCGCCactaaaattatacaatattaaaaatatattataaaataatgttttcgaGTGCATGCTTACCCAATATACAGAGGAAGCGGGAGTTTCCCGACAACCCATATAGAACGGTATCACAGTTACACGTATATTATCTGTAGTCTCCTTATGAACATCGCTCAATTCCAACCAAGGATGGTTTTTTTCCTGCCATGCTTTTAATGTATCTTGTCCCTCGAACGGTGGATCTTTGCCGGGGACATGCGTTAAGAACTTATCGAAAAGTTCATGTTGTAGAGGATGTTTTTCTCCCGACGTATATGGCATTATATCGTCGTGTGCAACATAATCAAGACCGGGAATAGCATACAGACTGCGGTTGGAATCTTGATTTCCCAGAAATGTTACAGCTTCAGTTTGtgcgcgcttcaaaaaaatttaccatttagaagtaaaaattataaatttgtaatgGATTGATTAGAGGTTTTACTTACAATATATGGGCAATCGCGTGAATCGATCAGTACTTGGTAGAATGTGTGTACTTTGCCTTTCACTTCTTTTACAGACGAATCGGACCCATTGGTGGACGAAGATGAACTTGGACTTTCACCTCCGCTAGTTGCATGTGTAGCTGAATTTCCTTGTTCAGTTGATGCTTCTGTATTTGTGCTTTTCGTACTTTTTTCTGCTGCAATGGCAGCAGTGGACGACCTATCAACATTTActctttgtttttgcttgttgGGATTATGTAGATCTCGATCATATACTCGCGCAGACCATGGAAAAAGCACAACTCCACGGTAACCAAATATGCGATGAAGGAATAACTGACCTGTCTCATATTTCCCATCTATTTTGATTGACTCCAATCGCCCTACTTCAGCTAATCTATATGGAATGGCAAAATCATTGAAAACTATTTCTACAACGTGTGCAATTTGTTATGTAATTTAAAGACCCCACTAATATAAACACAcactactttattttattaaaggaaaATGCGCATTAATTGATTTTACTATGGAAAACGATAAATGTGGTTTCATAACGTTGAATGaggatatacgagtatatgagaAATAGTACACTTACTTGGCGAGTTTTGATCCATGCTGTGAAAATTGTCGGAGTAGAATAATATCACAATTTCCTATAACTGCTAGTGGAACTAAAACCCGTcctatattattatttcttaacgCTTTAGTAAATAAGCTATTCATGTTTTGTGTTTTCGTTTAGTGCTCTTTACTCATCTGCGGTCACAACAATACGGATCATTCACTAATAGTTTAGTCCTTTGggttaaatattttagaaatttaaaagtcCTTCtaggcataaaatattttaatggatttatgaatattgtttttttatgttttgttaagttaatgcaacaaataaaaaagtgtaaagGTTTTCATGGCCGATTTTTAGCGAAAATACTCCAAAATTGTCTGCTATAGTTTTCCTAATTGGCATTGTAAAAGTTTGGCAGCACTAATagattgttgaaaattttcactATACGAACAAGTGAGCAAAACAAAAAGAGTTGACTTTAatctaattatttttcaaagagAATCAAGGAATAAGTAGGCGGAGCtggtaaaaattgttttcagcCACCGATTGCAACAGAATCCAAATAATCAACCAAGTAGTCAATTTAGAGGTTGGAACATACATTGCGACTAAAATGGCGCTACCGGCCAAAGTTTTTACACTTTCGAGAAATGGTAAGTCTAAAAATGAAATGTATTGTTTAAGAACAGTATATGCTGCTTATTTTATGTATGGTTGAGGTTATGGAAGTTATGTCACATCTTAGTTCAAGGATAAAATAATCGTAATATAAAATGTCATAGGTCAACGAATGTTTGGAACCAATCTCCGCTTACGTGCAGCTGGGAAAGATATAGTAACTGTACCGAAGGgttatgtgtatgtaaacaATAAAGAGTTGAGCATGGAAATTAATGAGATCACTGAccgcgcagcaacaacaatgttttTAGGAGAACTTTTTCGAGGTTTTGCTGTGACTTTGGCCCACATTTTTAAAGAACCAGCCACTATTAACTATCCCTTTGAAAAAGGCCCCTTAAGTCCACGTTTTCGTGGAGAGCATGCTCTCCGTCGGTATCCCAGTGGAGAGGAGCGTTGCATTGCTTGTAAATTGTGCGAAGCAATATGTCCAGCACAAGCTATTACAATTGAAGCAACAACTCGGTCTGATGGTAGTAGGCGTACAACACGATACGATATAGATATGACTAAATGCATCTATTGCGGTTTTTGTCAGGTAATACATAACAGATATTATtcgaaaatatacataaatatttcaaatttttaggaaGCTTGTCCTGTTGATGCTATTGTAGAGGGCCCCAACTTTGAATTCTCAACTGAGACACATGAAGAATTATTGTACAATAAGGAGAAGCTGCTTTGCAATGGAGATAAATGGGAATCGGAGATTGCATCTAATTTGCAAGCGGATCACTTATACCGATAAATTGTTTGAGTTAGAAAGGTTAAAGTTCTCAAATtcgttaaatatattatacttcAGTATAGCTTGAATAAAGGCTTTAATTAACGCAATTATTTGTATGttacattttattattcattttgagacgacatattttgtaattaaataatagtTGCGAAAGGAATAGACATGTCTATTGTCCAGGCCCAGATAAAGATTTCTCCATAAACTTCTTTTTAGCGAAACAAATCCACCATTTATTGGGCTTTCCGTCTTCACTGTTGAATACTTTCTCGCAAACGCGATTTCCGATTTCGTGTCGCAATTGTAAGAAATATTGACGCATTAAATCTAAAAGCGATATTTGTAccgatatgtacataaatataaatgtttagtCATCAGTACTATAacctttacatatttataatttacctCCTTCTTGTGTATTTTGTGGTCTAGCATAAACAGCATTTAATGGAAATCCTGCATCTCCAGgaatatcaaattttgaaattgctaAACTGTACATTTCTTGAGTTCCttgatttttgttattacagCGTTGTAAGCGCTTCAAGCATTCGGTGATATACAGGGTAATGTAAATGAGCACACGATCCACTTCAgactaaaaaatgttttttatatgtgtatatacgaCAAATAATAGGAAGTTATTACCTTTATCTCATATGTACGGAAGAAAACATTTGCTTTGAAGTAATATAGTGACTCATCAATGATATCGTTTTCAATATTGGCACAGGGGGCAGGTCCACGAGCTTGGGTACGTAAAGGCAATATTGCCATATTTCCGACCACTTGGGGAAATTCCTTAATCTGTGAATGGTAggcctaaaaaatattttaatatataagcagtacattcatttgtttgtttctttttatatGTTGAACGAAATGACCGCACCCCACTATGCTTTAAAGGTTTTAGGAATTGgtattttttaagatattatatttaccGGCATAACTGCtgtatttcaatttatatacttgtttggaatctaatttaaattataagtaaatattttcaagttattGGAATTTTGGTTGATATAGGAATGCAAATATCTAAGCAAATATTGACAACTGCTTAAGTCaaagaatgttttttttattttagatgttATCGCTTAAGCTTTTGGTCATACTTTTCGTCGAATTCCCTTTTCGTTTTTAAGTTTGTGCGCACTGTTTAATTCTGTCAtataaccagagaatgtaaaatacatTCTACATTCTCTGATATAACTTATAGCTAATTTACATACAACTTTCGAAGCAAAGCTAACATAAGTTATATCATAATGAACGCTTTGCTTTTGGAGCTTCTCtctgatattaaatatttcgtgtttttttacttttgtcaaATCATTCAAAGTATAAAGCAatcggaaatatttttgtattgtcATTTGTTATCCTAATAAAATCCCTTGCATAGTAGCATCACGCGGGAATGTTCGAGCCATTCAAGTGCTTAAAAGTTGTAGGGATTTTAGCCTCAGTGAGgatattagaaaatttaaacttaaggagtatatatataaatattcatctAATAGTCAGTACATCTATGAGACTTTTAGGGtggatatatatgtagataatattttacattctctgtacATGAGGTTATCgagtatcaaaatatttatatctgttTATAAGCACATCCCTACTTTCATAGGGAAAATAAAAGAGCAAGAAAGACCGGGGCAACAAATAACATAATGATAACAAAtcagaaataacaaaaactgtCAATATGAAACAATGCGATAACGCGAAAAGTGGTCAAAGCTGGAAAGCAAGTATAAGAAAATGTGAAATAGGTGACAGCTAGCAACTAAATAGCGAAAATTGTGAGCAAGGCTTATTCACAAGTTTCTAATTGCaaaggaaaaaatatcaaatttaaagaaaatattacgtCCTATAATCCGTACTGCAGTGGAAACGGAATAACGTCAATTACgaaaccaaataattttctataattttcaatataaccgaaaaatgaTTTAGAAAGTAATATATGTTATGTTCCTACAATAAATTTTTGCTATCCAGAAAGTTATTAAGTGTATAAATTACATTAGTTATTTGCAATATATAATCTATTCGCGTTTACCTATAAAATTTGCGTAAATATGCTTACTTTATATTATGCCACTGCTACATTCCTGCAGTCTTGGCGTATAAAGAACGTCTGTGCAGAAATTGGACAGCAATTAGCTCTAAATACGAGCATTTCATTCTACACGTTGCCTACAGAAAATAACGATGGTTTTGGTGAGACAAACAGCGAGCTAAATACTtattaattatcaaaatttttttttaaatatatttaacgtaCCTAATTGTGTGTTCATAGATCCTTCATTAGCGGCATCAGATTTCTGTCACAACCGAAATGCTGCGCGTGTTTCCGAAATACTTTGGTTAAATGGTTCACATCGCGGTTGCTGTCTACATCCGTTGCAAGTGGTGCAACTAAAGCCATGGATATCGTTTGATGAGAATAATACCTCAATGGAGAATAAGCTACTTCCCTTTGCTCACCAACCGAACCCAAAAGCTTTGTTGGATGAGTTTGCTGCTTTAAGAAAAGAAGACATTTTGCATCTCTTATTGGAAGCCGATATTCAACATTGTTATGAGTATAAGAATACCACAAATCATATACGGGTATGCGAAAAAactaaaaccaaatttttaattgtataatatcaaaattgattttgcaaataatttatcATTTGAGACTTTTGAagattaaattatgaaattataagAAATGGAATGTACATTACCATCTATTACAAaattcaacatgtttttaactgtttttttttttttttgaattttcgcaGATTGAAAATTTTGGTAAGCTAATAGCATGGAAGGTTGACTCACATCTTGCTGTGCTCATTGAGACTGATGTGAAACATTTTACCAAATTGTTGTTGTccacatatttacaaaataaatttctaattaaCGATCAGCTACAATTATTGAGGATTGAGTGTAAGCTAGTGATAAATTatgtgttattttttaatgccatatttaattcaataggacatatgtatacataaatacactcttattttaattttatttttatctgtaATATAGCAATATGATTAACACAATCTTTCTAAATTGCCAGCTATTAAATATGAGGGTAAACCACAACCCATGAACTTGTTGGCCAGCCATTTGCGCAAGCCTGTACGGCAGTGCGAGTTCGACTTAAGTAATGAGGATTGGCAGCGGCATTTAGAGCATTTACGTGCATTGAGCGTATTAGCTCATCAAGCAACAGAGTTTGAGAGTCAAAAAAATCGTACCGAGGGTAAAACTACAGACGATGTTGTAGTTAAGCCAGATCTTATACCTTACGAGCAAAAGGTAATTGCAAGCGTTGCGAATTTCAAGTCAAGTAATTCACGAGAGTCGGAAAATGTTGACACTACTACTAATGCCGAAAAATCTACCGAAACAGCCGAAACTCTGACGGATGTCAAAACAGCTTCAATTGTCAAACCTAGTAAATCGTCTATGGTGACAAAAGTATCTATAGAAACCGAAAAAGCTGTGAAAATTTCTTCACCTTTGTCCAAAATGAAGACTAAACCGACCGAAATTAGAAAACCAGTCGCCGCTAACACCAGTTCTGATGGCAACGGACACGACAGTCGCTTCAAGACTACCAAGGTCagtagaaattaattttaattacatatgtatttgtgtatacgaATTAAAATTCGAAAACAATCATTTAGGTTACTGATGCTTCCGCATCATCAATAGAAACACAAAAGTCTTCAAAATCTGCGCTGATATCACCGACTCTTCCACTCACTGATCCACCCATTACCATTTCTGCAGCTGCAgccataataacaacaactatagCTCGCGCTAAAATGCCTTCCAACAGTGCGAACCAATCTACTGATTTTGGCAAGATAGGCACAGGAACTGTGTCAACATCATCACAAAAGCAACAATCGATACCTATAGAAACTACCTcgctacaaaaaaacaaaaatagcgaAAGCGACTTATCAACTTCCACACACGCATCTACAAGTTATGGCGC
It contains:
- the Arpc3A gene encoding actin-related protein 2/3 complex subunit 3 — its product is MPAYHSQIKEFPQVVGNMAILPLRTQARGPAPCANIENDIIDESLYYFKANVFFRTYEIKSEVDRVLIYITLYITECLKRLQRCNNKNQGTQEMYSLAISKFDIPGDAGFPLNAVYARPQNTQEGDLMRQYFLQLRHEIGNRVCEKVFNSEDGKPNKWWICFAKKKFMEKSLSGPGQ
- the POLDIP2 gene encoding polymerase delta-interacting protein 2 — protein: MNSLFTKALRNNNIGRVLVPLAVIGNCDIILLRQFSQHGSKLAKLAEVGRLESIKIDGKYETGQLFLHRIFGYRGVVLFPWSARVYDRDLHNPNKQKQRVNVDRSSTAAIAAEKSTKSTNTEASTEQGNSATHATSGGESPSSSSSTNGSDSSVKEVKGKVHTFYQVLIDSRDCPYIRAQTEAVTFLGNQDSNRSLYAIPGLDYVAHDDIMPYTSGEKHPLQHELFDKFLTHVPGKDPPFEGQDTLKAWQEKNHPWLELSDVHKETTDNIRVTVIPFYMGCRETPASSVYWWRYCIRLENLGVLSVQLRERHWRIFSLSGTLETVRGRGVVGQEPILSPRLPAFQYSSHVSLQAPSGHMWGTFRLEREDGHTFDCKIPPFSLESKPEEPGTGLSSSTGTNNSGNVGGNKPDNVK
- the mRpL44 gene encoding large ribosomal subunit protein mL44; this translates as MSLFRLSLRILTQNKGLTRLPVLDQTRCIKRWVAPTLRELRRRQKKLGPQLPQPRSGFIEWNYRAELFAFGKRLHEEFDLEMLQAAFTQPSYVQKEQLRQRELGIVETDVVIKDNYEVSERGAYLAKECVRAYLKHSFPNVPVDGINAFTDYLLSTGMLSHIAAHLGMSELLLDDNYPPEQESLARSLLAVIGTIEQCNGQERAFLFIRDFICTQMNQRDLLEIWRIDDPEILLKQICDERNLGEIEPRLIGDCGKNTLLAAYHVGLYANKKLVGRGFGENVAIATKVASLNALQEIFCIQDNMRPLNFQSHLKLEACNAIEN
- the ND-23 gene encoding NADH dehydrogenase (ubiquinone) 23 kDa subunit, giving the protein MALPAKVFTLSRNGQRMFGTNLRLRAAGKDIVTVPKGYVYVNNKELSMEINEITDRAATTMFLGELFRGFAVTLAHIFKEPATINYPFEKGPLSPRFRGEHALRRYPSGEERCIACKLCEAICPAQAITIEATTRSDGSRRTTRYDIDMTKCIYCGFCQEACPVDAIVEGPNFEFSTETHEELLYNKEKLLCNGDKWESEIASNLQADHLYR
- the Snr1 gene encoding SWI/SNF-related matrix-associated actin-dependent regulator of chromatin subfamily B member 1, which encodes MALQTYGDKPVAFQLEEGGEYYYVGSEVGNYMRLFRGILYKKYPGMTRLVLSNEERKRLADSGLSSHILASSVSLLRAVEVDDIIAGNDEKYRAISVNTSEAPLPRENKSKKQPQYVPTMPNSSHLDAVPQATPINRNRVHTKKVRTFPMCFDDTDPTANIENAGQKECLVPIRLDMELEGQKLRDTFTWNKNESMITPEQFAEVLCDDLDLNPIPFVPAIAQAIRQQIEAFPNEPPILEESCDQRVIVKLNIHVGNTSLVDQVEWDMSEKNNNPEEFAIKLCAELGLGGEFVTAIAYSIRGQLSWHCRTYAFSEAPLSTIDVPFRNPSDADAWAPFLETLTDAEMEKKIRDQDRNTRRMRRLANTTTGW